cactgagagaggaagagtgcaAGATAACATGTGTAAACGACACATTAATAACTAACCACATAACACATAGGCCAGATATGAATACTTACCTGTATTATTGTGTAAACATGCATTTGCTTacaaaggggtgtgtgtgtgtgtgtgtgtgtgcgtgtgcgtgtgcgtgcgtgcgtgcgtgcgtgcgtgcgtgcgtgcgtgcgtgcgtgtgtgtacgtgtgtacgtgtgtgtgtaagtgtgtgtacgtgtgtgtgtatgtgtgtgttttcaagtgtgcgcgtgtgtgtgtataaaaccTTGCCGGAGGAGTCattaaagagacacacacagatagacacatatgcacacacacacacacacacacacacacacacacacacacacacacacacacacacacacacacacacacacacacacacacacacacccctggtaCCTAATGCGGAGTCGACATCATGCCGCATAGCGCGTTATGGTTAGctggtgtgtgtggcgtgtgtgtgcagtacaCTTTGAATCTGGGACATTAACTGCAGTTGTGCTAATGCTAACACCATGCTCAAACTACCTCCACACAATAGCTAAAAAACGATTCTAGTTATGCCAACATGCTAGAGCTGTCACAATGCTAGTGCTAATAGCCTGCTAGTGCTATTGTCGTGCTAGTGTTACCACCATCCTAGTGCAATCACAACACTAAATTCCAAAATTTGGATGACTCAACACACATCTTATCTTTACTACGAAATGATGCAAGCCAACCCATAATGCATCTAATGCGTGTCATGTTTGTTTTCAGAATCAACGGTTGAACGGCCGAACCACTTGCTTTTCAAAATTTCCAGCTGAATCGCTAAGACTGATATTTTCGTATTATGGCAGAGCCCTAATTTTACAGCCGACAGATTTCCGCTAATACCCGCATCAGCGAAAAGGAGCGGCTATTTATAGAACAACCTGTTGGGGCCTTGAAGTATCCAAGCCTGCATGCCTCAAGATTAGGCTTCTGCTGCAGTATGTAAATGTAGGCTAGATGTGTGCTACACAAAcctgggtgtgggggtggggggggggggatgtctaTGTGGGTGCTAAAGGAGaacagatgctattttaagggtcaGACTGTAAATAACTTAATTAATGAGCGTGCTTTTTTTGGACTGTAAGCATTCCCTGTCAATGGAAGCCAGCATGAGGCAGTGGGAAACGGGCCATTGTGTATttttggatacacacacacacacagaaacaaggtgttgttgttattgttgttgaccCTGTGGTAGATTGGTGACATCATCGGCTGTCTACCTACGTTGACCTGGCAATTCGGGAATGGCGCACGTGTGcgttaacagacagacagacagacagacagacagacagacagacagacagacagacagacagacagacagacagacagacagacagacagacagacagacagacagacagacagacagacacacacacacacacacagacagacacacacacacacacacagacagacagacagacacacattgtGAGTCAAAGAAAGTCTAAGCTTGGCAGCCAGACTTCCATAACTGTTCGTAACCACTAATTGGGTTTCCACAGTgtgcatgaaaaacaacatgactttgtacattttttattttttattttatttttaactcCCAATGACCACTCTAAAATGCAGTCTGTTCCACTTTGTCGCTTGTATCTAGGGCAACACCTTAATATATAAATGATGTGACAGGTTTAGGTGCTCACCGCCTATCTCCTTCACTCTCCATCGCTAAATAGTTTAGTTTCTTGACCTCCCCGAGTACAGTCACTTCCCTCTCTTTGTAATGAAAAGGtgagagtggcagagagagggagagggagagagggggttacAGAGGAAGCTACGAAAAGAAAGTCTGAGATAGAGacaggagttagagagagaaagggggagaatgGTTGAGATAGACTGAAAGAGGGATAAAAGGTATGcaagaggaggtagagagagaacagTAAAACACCAACAAAGAAACAGGTGTTCGACTCCAAGCCGAAAGGTTGTGAGTTTGAAGGCCTATCAACGGTCTACCAGTAGGCATCTCCGAGCAACAGTCCCTAATCTCTACATGCCCCTTAAAGACATGGGATCTTGTGAGAATTCACTGTAAGTCTACTAAATGACATGTAATCCCTAATAAGGTAAATTTAATAAACATTCCTATTATTTGGAAGAAAGCCTTTTAATATCACTCATTCGAAAAGCAGTTGGAGAGGAATACAGGGGTATAACAGAATCTTTGCCGACGGCCTGCTGTATAGTACAGTATCTGAGGCGCAGCTCGGGTACCTATTCCATTGTAACGGACCCACAGAGTCCAGATTGATGCTACCGCTTACGGCTTCTGGCCTCCGCGCCGCTTATATGCACGGAACACAAAACCCCCGGAATATTTCACCATCACTGTTGCACGCTCGACCGAAGTGGGAAAGCTTTGTTAGCGCTTGTTGCCAGGCAACCATTATTGTCGAGGACGACTGTCCTTGCACAGATGGATATTTATAACAGCGTCAACTTTTCTATTAACTActctgaaatgtgtgtgtggccacgCATTACCggcatatcacacacacacacacactcacacacacacacacctacacacacacacacacactttcgacTGTTTTTATTGGGGCAGATGGACATGTCAAAAGGAGCCACTGGTAGTGATGGATGAGGGAGAGCagggacctctctctctctccctctatctctctctctctctcaaaattaAGGATCGCATATTGTTTgtccttcaacacacacacacacacacacagacacacagacacacacacacacacacacacacacacacacacacacacacacacacacacacacagacactaataATGTGCTTTTTGTTATCAGGGTGGATTCATCAGAATGTTTTAAAGTAGAATATATGAAAAGAAGAAGATAAAAGGAGAAAtaaggaggaaaggaagaagaCGAGACAGGATGGAATAGGGCTGATTACTACCcatgagagaggagatgaggatgtAGAGGATAATGAGGAGCTCATTATGATTAATGACCGTTTTGCGGTCGGCAGACAGTGCCTTCGGGTCCGCTCTAGTCAGACCCTAAGGCAGAGAGGACGGTCCTGCAGAACTTCAttgtcaatcattatttaatcaGAAGAACACACAGCAAACTGCTCCAACCTGCTGGGATAACTGAATTGGTCAACAAATCGTGCTACATCTCACATCAGGGTTATTAATTAACCTTTTATTTGCTTGTTGCTCATTTTAAATGATTTACCTCATGCCAAATGTTGCAAGTCAGCATGTGGGCATCTCAATATTTCACTGTTGTCTGTCCTTCCCATCCCCCCTCTGGACGTTTCTGAAAGCCTTTCTCTCTCGTGAGGGCGTCTGAAAATGGTATTGGTTCAACTTTTcgttggtgaaattgtttgtcTGATATGGTTCGCTAAATATTGTAAATCCTgaaatgttgttatttttgcttgaaataaaatgtactCGTTTAGGGCCGTGAACTCACGCACAAGTGTTCAGGAGAGCGTATAATACTCAACAGTTTACACACAGTAAGGTAATGTATGTGTAGGTGCATAAGTCATAATTAATACTAAAAAAGGCTTTTCAGCCAGTTTAAAGTTATAGTGTAGTTCATTGTGCATGCAAGGCTAACCTGAAACATTATGATTTGTAACTTTCAAACCAGTTCTTGAATTTACTGATGATCATGAatacattgtttaaaatgttgtGGCCGAATCCCAAATGATGCATTCAAGTTATTTTGGAAAAGGATTACTTCAAATGTAAATACAggtgtttaaaaaagaaaacattttgtcTTCCTCAAAATCTAGCATGGATGATGAATAGGTTACTTCTCAAGTCATATGCAGGACGGATTGAAAGGCATAGACCAGCTGCTTAgaatattgattattgattgaaTGTATCTTTTGCTTGGTTTAACGTATGGATATAAAGTTAGTGTTCAGGTTCTACTACCGGTTTGTCGATCTCTCCCATTGATGAACTTGACCGCACAGAACAGAACGTTGTTTATGCGAATCAACTGTTGGCAAATAAACTGTAGTTGTGGAAGAAAAGAATCCTGATAATTACTTACATTTTGCTTTTACCTAAAGCATTCACACACCGAGGGCGGAGTCAACCATTCAAAGTGACATCTATCTCATCAGGGGCGGTTAGGGGTAGGTGTAGGGACACCTCAGCGCTCTAGCTAGGGGGAGCCGGGGTTCGAACTAGTAATCTTGTTCAGACTCCTGTTCAGAATTATTAGCACCTTAAATTATTAATAACTCATCATAAACCATCCTTTCTGATATTGACATTTATTTCCCCAAAAACAGTATTTCAAACATATCGAATTATAGAAATGTTCATGATTAATTTAGACTGCAACGGATGCTATACATTTTGTTGGGTATGAACATATAGATTAGTTCAGAGTCTGCTTCATGTTGTAGCAGTGATTAGCTTCTTTGCTAACAGGGTCAGCCTAAACCTGCACAACATTGTGAATTAGCCGTCTGTTATCTCAAGGTTAGTAAAGCGCAGCACTGCCCTCGACACCACTGAACGTCTAATGGCTCGGGTTTCCACCACATCCGTATACAAAATGCCCTGCCGGGTCTGCTGTCGAACACGCTGTCTTAGTACTTAGAGCTCGCTACTGGCCAGGCTACTCTATTAGACATCGCAGGTGACATTTATAATTCATTCAGCCGTCAGTTAAACTTCTGCTCAAGATgcatgtctttgtctctctcctggtgtgTGCTGGGTCACCCTTCTCGGAATATACTCGCTGTCCCCGTCACCTCTCCTTTGTCCGACTGAGCGCTCAGAATACATAAAAGGGGCGGTGACGTGATTGTGGAGAGAACAAACAATGCATACCTCGCGAAACCTTTTTTTACACCACTTCCTGCTCCACCAAGCTTCTGTTACTTCCCGAAATCTCCACAGATTATGGCAATGCGAACATTCTGTGTGTGCTTAGTCAGGCAGGATTTATTTTAATCTTATTTCCCCTACTCCATGGAGACCCCAGTGATCTTAACTAATGGAAAGTTCAGTGACCATACGAAAACACATTGACTATAAAACAAGTTTTTCTGCAACAGACTTCTGCAGTCTCGGCCAGCCGAAGTAAGAGGGACTTCTTTTGAAGTACGCTGACCGCTGCTCCTCTCATCCAGCCATTCCTTTGCAACCCTCCACCTTGCAAATTtccatgatgcatttattgcaTTTCATTTAACCCTGCTACTTACTCATTTATATTCTACTGAGTCCCTTCACCCCTTTCAATTCCTGGCTCCCTCTCTACTTCTGTCAAATCTTCCTGAAAATCTTTTATTCATCACATTTCTCTCCCTGATAAAACATATAGGATATATGCCTCTTGGCCCTCCAGTTAATTCTGCCTTTTCCTCATTTGGCCTCCCTGCCCTCCCTTGTCCCATCGCCCTCCCCACCCTGTCAGTTCTCCCTGACCCACTCTTTCTCTTCAACGCTCTCCTCTTCTAGCCCTCGTCGTCATAGATACcaggcagtgttttttttttttttaccagtgtAAGCCAATGGCAAGGCCTGGCTGAAGGTAACAGCTAACTGGGTTAGACGAGCAGCTGTTCTGCTGCCACGCTGCTCTGTAGCCTTTGCGGGGCTATAGTCTTGTGACAATGGGACAGCTCACTTTCTTCAGGTGCTAGTAGCCAAACACGGCAGGATATGTAGGCTAACACTGCCTTGTGCGGGTTGGGATGGGAACCTATAAAAAGAGAAGTGATGGGACTGTTTAGTTTCCAATCAATAAATCTATCCAATGTTATTTATACTACACTATTGGTGCAAAAAAGCaccaagaaaaacaaacaaaggaaaccccaaaataatacaatatctaaaaataaatgttacaacTAAAGCATGAGGGCATAAATAGCATCTCCCGACCCATATAAACAGTGACATATCCGCCAGCACTGTGTAGATTGAATACctttattgattatttttttcatttttgtctTTTCGGCCTACATCCTTACTATTTCATGTATCTAGGTTACTTGTTTGCACTCATGCACTCAACAGCTGCTTGCTGTTCTTTTCAGGTGAAAGCAGTGAACCGTTTGCCATTGATGGGGAATAAGACACCTGGGACACAACATGACCAGCCAAATGATTCCTGTGACCAGCCAAATGTGCCTGTTAAAACAGAGCAGGCATCAGGTGAGGGCGGTAGAGAGTGGGGAGTGGACAGAGGACGGAGCCAAACGAGGCTACTGAGTGACATCATGATGGGATAATCTTCAACAGACACTCAACAGTTTGATATTTATGCCAGGAACAGTGTTGGAGTTGAACCACACATGCAAAATAGAATCCTTTCTcctttcactccctccctctttccataACTGTCTCCTCCTTCCAGGAAGTATGAAACAAAGGCGTACCTGTTAAATTAATGATCAGCCCACACAGATTCAAATGACTCTCTGACTAAACAACAAGCCTGCATAGAACCCAACAAAACCAAATAAAGGGCTTTGAATAAGAGTAATGCTATTTGCAAAGTGGGAATTTACCATATATATTTACTgctgttatccaaagcgacgcACTGTGATTTCAGAAGCCGGTATGGCTTATACATCTCGCTCAGGgatgtatataataataataataataaattcatcAGATAAGCAAGATCAGATATTCACTCAAAAGTCTTCATCTGATCATCTTCATCCGAGGTGGGGGCTGGTAGGTGCTGAGGCTGGCACAGACCATGACTGACTCAGcagtttaccccccccccccccccaccccaacagaGATGGACCTGAATACAGACTGTTGCTATTTATACCAGCCATCCTAGCACTTATAGTGGAGCTTAAAGAAAGAAGAACGCAGGTTAAAAATACCCTTGGTAgtcgcacacgcgcacgcacgcacacacacacacacacacacacacacacacacacacacacacacacacacacacacacacacacacacacacacacacacacacacacacacacacactctttcacaTTGAATCTTAAAAtgaaaatacatataacagttTTTAATTAGTATTAAATCTAGATTTCTACTAGCCGGGTTAAGAGCTATGGTATAACGTGATGCACACAAGCTAAGCCAATATAACAGACTGTTTGTTCTTGGGTTTATGTTTAtgaagagcgtgtgtgtgtgtgtgtgtgtgtgtgtgtgtgtgtgtgtgtgtgtgtgtgtgtgtgtgtgtgtgtgtgtgtgtgtgtgtgtgtgtgtgtgtgtgtgtgtgtgtgtgtgtgtgtgttggatgtcaTTGGGCCTCTACCTCGTTGGGTTTCCAACTCCCTGAGTCTCTACCTCCCTGCGTCTCTACCTCCCTGCGTCTCTACCTCCCTGCATCTCTATGTTGGGTGAGAAACCACATGCACCACATGCAACTGTTCATTCAGCTGGTTGTGACCCAAGCTTCTGGCATGAAAAGTACAAGAGAACTGTTTGGACTTGAGTGCATAGGCCTATAATAGCAAAGCGAAAACATTGAGATACTACACTGcattccaaataagatttgctTAACAACTGAAAGAACATTCTCAACAGAGTTTAGTCGAAAAGTTGTACTTCCGTACCGTTTTCTCGGTTTTGCTTTTGAGATTAGCAAATGACAACTTCTCCCACCACAAATATGCAAATGTATTTCCCATACCATCCAATTGCTGATAccataattatcaacaatgagcATGGATAATGTGGTGTTATAACTGAGTTGTGATGTATTGACAGAAGTACTCACTGGGATGCTATGGAATTGGATAAAATATGACATTTATGCATATTATGGTAAGCTACAATAAGTATTGTTCTGGTTTCTCTGCATTGGGGACTAGATCATAAACTCACAGCCGCCCTGCTGTCAATTAAGGTATGTTAGTAAGACAAAATATGACACTAAGAAAATATATGAATCATACACCTGTTGGGGTTTCTTGACACTGGTGAACCTAGTTGGGGTCATTGGCCCTTCAGGTAATTTTGAAGATATTGTAAATCATAAGCCATTCCGATCTCCGTTTACCAAGGACTGAGAAGACCTATAACTTTTGGACTTCCAGAAATCCTTTCAAGTCGTTATCGTGTGTTCTTTATATTGACAGCTCCAACAATGGATATCATATCACCATGAATCAGCTCCGACACTTGTGGGCACAGCCCACAACGGATTTGTGCGACCACCACAGCTTGCCAATTTATGAGCTCATCTTGGTTCAAGATAGATAGATGAAGATGACCTTAACAACGGATGGTTAGGCTGCAGAAGTTGCTCGtgatgatcacacacacaacagcaaccTGTTTGACGAGGTGAACGCACAAAGTCGGGTGCCCGCGCCAACATCTTATAAAATCCCCATTTGTGGACGTTATTTGAGCTCTGTCATCTCAATCAAACAGCACAGCATGTGCTTTGTTAAGTATGTGCATCTGGTGAAATAACGCACTGCAACCTGTAGGCAATGCAGCAGTCCCAAATGTTACACGGACCTTTAAAAAAACCTAAAAAAACACGCCCGTCCGCCAGCTGGTGTGTTGTTGTCCCGACCATGGGAGCAGTCATCCccaaacaaaacacacgcacacacacacacacacacacacacacacacacacacacacacacacacacacacacacacacacacacacacacacacacacacacacacacacaccacacacacacacacacctatccccCTATCCTAACCCTCATTTCACACGGGACATGCATGGGGTTCTTCACCTACCGGACCTCTCCGTTTCAAGGAGATGTTCTtccagaggaggagatggagctggtggaggaaccCCATGTTCGTGACTCGGTGTCTCAGCGTCCTATTTATGGATACGATACCGACGGCCTGCGCCCGAGGTTGAAATAAAACGTAAGAAATCCTTCTCCGGTGGCATCCCGGCGTCACGTCAGGTTATAAAATCGCAGCTCCCGCCCACTCGTGTCGACCGTCTCGCAGGtctcagttttttttattgttgtggTTCTGCCGGATTCTGGACTCGGGGGATGGGATGACGAGTGTTTTTTGCGACTGACTCGCGGTAGCGTCGCCGGTTTAATGCCAAGCCCTGCCGCCAGCTGTCCGCAcggtgtgtgtgctctgtcaTCCTGCTCGGAGATGAACCGAGGCGTAATCCTCAGGAGCTGTTCAGGTCCACGCAGGACGCGGTGGGACTCGAGCACACGGAGGAGAATATCGGGCttgaaatgtgggaggagacCCACTTATTGACCTCACAGGTCCTGCAAGCTGGCCTTTGGTTTAATAAACTATAATACAGTGTTAGATCAAATTTTAGGGATGATAAATGTACCTTAAAATTAAATCCCTAAATGCTTTTAAATGCATTGTTTAggcacaaaaataaataaataaagataaccCATAATTAATCCCCAATATTTCTGTCTTCCTGTGTGGatgtattttcattttttgtaaATGGTTGACAACATAAATTGTATTTGACCGTGGGGAAGATAAATGGGATAGATGACACAGGGCCATTTATCTGATAATCTATTAAATACaatcatgtagcctactttgaTAAACCTCAGTCCAGGCCTATGACTCTATGACGACCTACAACGGCCAATTTACTGCAAAACGATGAACACACTAGCCTATGCATTCCAAGTAAACTGCATAAGCACATGCAACATGAAGTGTAGTGAGAGTAAGCTACTGCTTCCACCTAGTGGACATGGGGTATACTGTTCTGCCTGCTGAAATTTGAACGGTCACAATTAAAAACAACTTAACAACTCAAACTACACACTTACAGTTTGGACTGCAAATATGTTTCTATAATTGTTGTTAGTAACATAATTATGATTTTTACTAATAATAACCTAATGTTGAATGTTCAAAAATATAAAGGCTATATACAATTCTATGCAATATAAAATTGTTTACGcttgtttgttctgtttttgtttttgcaatCTAAAAAAAGAAACCGGAAATTTCTGGTTAGATGAGCACATTTCACTAATAGAAACTCAAGCTTTTCTTGGAAACCTCTTGATGCGCAGCAGCTATCCAAGCATTACAAGGAGTTCTGCGTCAACAAATCAAGCAAAAGCAAGAGATTTACAGCAAACCGTTGACGAGGTGGTTGTTTTTAGTAGGCATATCTTGGGCAGGGCCGGGGCTCCTTCCTCTGCCATCGCAACAGGAAGGAAGACCATCTtgtggttttaaaaaaaaattggtttatAAAACGTTCACACTGAAAACAGTCAGAAGCCTCCTCCCTCAACCAACATGTTACTCTGCCCTACCTACAGGTAGAagtgtggctgtctgtgtgagtttgtgtgtgtgtgtgtgtgtgtgtgtgtgtgtgtgtgtgtgtgtgtgtgcgtgtgtgcgtgtgtgcgtgtgtggtgtgtgtgtgtgtaagaaacCAGCAGGGCATATGGGCGAAAAGGGTGGGGCCAGCGTGGGGCAAATTTGATATCTCAaagtgtgtagagagagagagagagagagaggagagagagagagagagagaggagagagagagagagagagagagagagagagagagagagagaagagagagagagagagagagagagacagagagagagagagagagagagagagatagagagagatgggaacCTTCTCCAAACAGGCTCTCAGAACCATACGCAGTGGAGCTAGCCACACCAACACCTGTGGACAGAGGTAAGATTGGAGGTTTTTATTACCTGAACTTGTAACAAGGGTTGAAGATGAACCTCTAATATTTTCTGAGAAAATTGATGGATCTTCTAGTTTGCATGGCATATAGTTTCTGTGAGTCTTATTCTTGTCAAGCATACATTTTTACATCTGCCTGATTGcaactaataataattatattaataatgataacaatttcaagacattttaaaatattGGCTGATACCTGTACATTTATAGTTTGTATATTCTAAATCTAAAGGCATTATTATAGCTATAAAACAAGGCAGGGATGACCAATTTATATTGCATGACTGTGTTAAGAAGTAACATCTGTATTGAATAGAAAATGGTtccattatatttatattaattgtGTAGCTTGCTTAATTATATTTTGGATTATATTAATCCTCCATCTCAGTCTCTTTTCATCTTTTGCTCATGCATCATTGGCTGCAAATGCAGTTTGCAAGCTAGAACTAATCGAAGAAGAAAAGCATTTCCAATTCAACTTAACCTCAACTTGAACTGTTATTTTAGCTTATTGTAAATAAGTGCTGATTCATCTTTAGTTGCACAGCAATTGCAATATCCTTTGTTCCTGTAACCCTTCAACTATAAGCGTAACATAAAGAAAAAACGACATATTTTCACATCCTCTTTTGCTGCAGTGGTGGGAGACGTCTTATATCCTCTCTAACCCAGCCTGAATGTCCCTGCAGGCTTTAAACTCCTCACCTCTCCGCTGTATCTCCGGCCCCGCGGCCCTCCAACCCCTTCCAAATGCACACCTCCGTCTCCAAGCTGCTGACCCTCTTCTGCCTGCTCAGCATCTCCACCTACCTGCTCCACCTGGGCCTCTTCCACAGCTCCCCCTGCCTGCAGcccgcgcccccccccgcccccagcgccacccccaaccccacccccgaGACCCCTGAACCTCAGCATTCTGCTCTGGACCTGGCCCTTCGGACGCTCCTACTCCCTGGAGGGCGACCCCTGCCGCCAGATGTACAACATCACCGGCTGCTTCCTCAGCGACGACCGCTCTGCCTTCGCCACCGCCGACGTGGTGGTCTTCCACCATCACGAGCTCCGCTGggcgcccccctcctcctcccgctccctgCCCCTACACCTCCCCCGCCCGCCCTCCCAGCGGTGGGCCTGGATGTCGCTGGAACCTCCGGTCAACAGCGGAGACCTCAGACCGTTCAACGGCCTCTTCAACCTCACCGTGAGCTACCGGCGCGACGCCGACGTCCCCATCCCCTACGGCCGGACCGTGCCCCGGTCGGCGGGGGGTCGCCGgggcgacgacgacgacgacgctGCCGCGGCCGCCCCCCTCGTCCGGAACCGCTCCTGCCTGGCCAGCTGGGTGGTCAGCCGGTACAAGCCCACCCAGGCCAGGGCGGAGGTCTTCCGGCGTCTGAGGCGGCGCGTCCCCGTGGAGGTGTACGGCCGGTGGGTGCAGAAGCCCCTGGCGGAGGACCGGCTGCTGCCCACCATCGCCCGCTGCTACTTCTACCTGGCGCTGGAGAACTCCAACGCCACCGACTACATCAGCGAGAAGCTGTGGAGGAACGGACTGGGGGCCGGGGCCGTGCCCGTGGTGCTGGGCCCCAGCAGGGCCACCTACGAGGCTCTGGCGCCGCGCGGCTCATTCATCCACGTGGAGGACTTTGGCAGCGTGGAGGCGCTGGCGGACCACCTGCGGAGGGTGGCGTCCGACGGCGAGGAGTACGGCAAGTACTTCGGCTGGCGGCGGACGCAGGAGGTGAAGACGTACGGCGACTGGCGAGAGCGGCTGTGTCAGATCTGCGTGCGCTACCCGGGACTGCCCCGGCACAAGGTGTACCACCACCTGGACGCCTGGCTGGGTGGGCCGTTGGGGAGGCACGTGCCACGCTCGACTGGTTCCTGAGAACACGGTGGTTGGAGCCTGACTCATTCAACCCACATGCCAGTGATGAGTCAAAGATACTAGCAGTGGAAGCGCCGGGGGTTGTGTTGCAGCGGGAACGTAATAAGATTAGCACCCTTTCAGGTCGTGCTTTAGGTTTTTCTATTAATAGCGACGTGCTGGCTCTTGGCGTTTAAGTAGTGGAAGTTACACGATGAAAGGAGATGCAAAATGCAACAGAAACTGACTGCTCGGCATCAGTCCCTGAACGCATTCGACTTGTGGTCACAATGCGATCACACTTGTTAGCTCGATAAAGCTTTCTTCTCTCCCTTTCCAAAAGGCAAAACAGAACATTTTTTTTAGGATTATTTTAACGGCTTCGTGTTTTTATATTTCTATTACGAGCAGGAAATGATGCACATATTTTGTTACTGGGTAATCTTTGCAGCGAAACAATAAAGTTACTTGAATGACTGTTTTCAGAGTTTATATGAATCATTATTCTTTTTCCATTCAGGCCTAAGACAAAAACTTTTTTTGGGAAAGGTTGGTTTTCTAATGACTTTCTGTATTCTCACCATATGAGGAAAATCCAGTACATACCCGAGATAAAGGTAGCAGGCAAATTATTCTTGCAAGttacaaataggcctacatagggCCAAATGGCCATTATCGTGGGATTCCCTAACTGTCATTAATTACTAAACCAATCACATTtacaattgtaa
Above is a genomic segment from Gadus morhua chromosome 6, gadMor3.0, whole genome shotgun sequence containing:
- the LOC115546066 gene encoding alpha-(1,3)-fucosyltransferase 7, which produces MYNITGCFLSDDRSAFATADVVVFHHHELRWAPPSSSRSLPLHLPRPPSQRWAWMSLEPPVNSGDLRPFNGLFNLTVSYRRDADVPIPYGRTVPRSAGGRRGDDDDDAAAAAPLVRNRSCLASWVVSRYKPTQARAEVFRRLRRRVPVEVYGRWVQKPLAEDRLLPTIARCYFYLALENSNATDYISEKLWRNGLGAGAVPVVLGPSRATYEALAPRGSFIHVEDFGSVEALADHLRRVASDGEEYGKYFGWRRTQEVKTYGDWRERLCQICVRYPGLPRHKVYHHLDAWLGGPLGRHVPRSTGS